Within the Verrucomicrobiia bacterium genome, the region CACTCACGAAATTCGGGACGCTCGGCCAGCTCATCCAGGCTGCGCCAGTACTTCGGGCCGGTCTCAGGTTCGGGACAGGGGGGAGGTATCGTCTTCATCGGTGGCAGGCGGAGCAATGTTGGGAAGGATTGACTTTCCAGTCACGCACCGCTTTCTGCGCCCAGTCTTTGGGCAGGTGCTGATGCGGATCCCACGCCAGATCGGTCACCTTGTCGAGCGGCCGCAGATTCGGCTCCGGCGCCCGGTGACACTCCAGACAGAAGGCCATGCTCAGGGGCTGGGCATGCCGCACCTCTTCCATTTGATGAATGTTGCCATGACAACTCAGACAGCTAATCCCGCGATTCACATGCACCGCGTGGTTGAAATACACATAATCCGGCAGTTTGTGCACCTGCACCCACGGAATGGGCCGGCCCGTCTGCGCGCTCTCCCGCACCAGCGCCAACCGCGGATCATCCTTTAACACCTGATTGTGGCAGTTCATGCAGGTGGCGGCGGAGGGAATGTTGGAGTACCAGGACTGCTCCACGCCGCTATGGCAATACCGGCAATCCATGCCCAACTGCCCCACGTGCGTGGCATGCGAAAACGCCACCGGCTGGATGGGCGTGTAACCCACCCGCGTGTACTTGGGCGTGAAATAATACCACAAACCCGCCACCGCGCCCCCCCCAAACAACAAAAGACTCATGAGGGCGTAAATCGGCAGCCGGTTGGTCCATTTAGGAAAAACATCCGACATGGTTGCCTGTTCGCCTTTCTACACGTTTGCCAACATTAGCAAATTCAATGTGCTCAATGAATAGGCCTTCAATTAGCCCAGAATTATTGTCCCGCAAGCAACGCCGACGTAATTTGTTAACTTTTTATTTTTACTAATACAATCTATTAATAAATGTTACGCATACTCAATTCTCCACCACCGCCCTGCCCTGTGCCTGACTCTGCCTCAAGGGATTAAGCCCTATTCTGCCATGCCCAGCCCCGCAACTCAAGCCACACCCGCCCGGGCCGCCTGCCGCCAAAACCCAAGCCCATCACCCATGCCTTGAGGCTGAATCCCCCCATCCGCCACGGCCCCCCTGCGCCCGCTTGTGTTTTGCCCGGCTTTCCCTTAGCGTTTCTCCCGCTATGAACGTGTTACGCTACACGGATGCCGATTACGCGCAGCGCAAAGCCCAACTGACGGCCGCCGCGCCCTTGTTTGAGCCCCAAAT harbors:
- a CDS encoding cytochrome c family protein, producing the protein MSDVFPKWTNRLPIYALMSLLLFGGGAVAGLWYYFTPKYTRVGYTPIQPVAFSHATHVGQLGMDCRYCHSGVEQSWYSNIPSAATCMNCHNQVLKDDPRLALVRESAQTGRPIPWVQVHKLPDYVYFNHAVHVNRGISCLSCHGNIHQMEEVRHAQPLSMAFCLECHRAPEPNLRPLDKVTDLAWDPHQHLPKDWAQKAVRDWKVNPSQHCSACHR